The following are encoded in a window of Streptomyces sp. SAT1 genomic DNA:
- a CDS encoding restriction endonuclease-related protein: MTRTAAGAARSPLVPHDGLTLLRTVATAVLDLDALTGLGTFTLPYPAEAQRALDRTALACLLRGADPPLSVSDLLIWCRRRPVTEWPLDLPDGLAAPEDRLIDKDACVPTDLCYEWAVDRPDSATEQIDRALIALAMDRCRLANAPASYAAFRRLLVEHPVLTRDKAAEIALEPAFTPLDGLLQQIYLPAPVGWVRGGRFTLCRRCRTLLAPMRDGGWWCENARCRHKGDAPVGHAYEETEGGGVLLLTRPLRLFVTAPGFAELRLERALARLGLTPELWPDYDAYDVRITLPDGRVWAVDVKDWANPALLGRNAMLLPGRPPYDRAFLVVPDHRTALRRDYVGVVRRFMDPDVRERTTVVSHRQFMARVRAALEEARGQSVGDDRPEHHHA, from the coding sequence GTGACGCGCACCGCCGCGGGCGCCGCCCGCTCCCCCCTCGTCCCGCACGACGGACTCACCCTGCTGCGCACCGTGGCGACCGCCGTCCTCGACCTGGACGCCCTGACCGGGCTGGGCACCTTCACCCTCCCGTATCCGGCCGAGGCGCAACGAGCCCTCGACCGCACCGCGCTGGCCTGTCTGCTGCGCGGCGCCGACCCGCCCCTGAGCGTCAGTGACCTGCTCATCTGGTGCCGCCGGCGCCCCGTGACGGAATGGCCGCTCGACCTCCCCGACGGTCTGGCCGCCCCGGAGGACAGGCTGATCGACAAGGACGCCTGCGTACCCACCGACCTGTGCTACGAGTGGGCCGTGGACCGGCCGGACTCGGCCACCGAACAGATCGACCGCGCCCTGATCGCCCTGGCGATGGACCGCTGCCGCCTCGCGAACGCCCCCGCGAGCTATGCCGCCTTCCGGCGCCTGCTAGTCGAACACCCCGTGCTCACCCGGGACAAGGCCGCCGAGATCGCGCTGGAACCGGCCTTCACCCCACTGGACGGGCTCCTCCAGCAGATCTACCTGCCCGCCCCCGTCGGGTGGGTACGGGGCGGCCGGTTCACCTTGTGCCGACGCTGCCGGACCCTGCTCGCGCCGATGCGGGACGGTGGCTGGTGGTGCGAGAACGCGCGCTGCCGGCACAAGGGGGACGCTCCCGTGGGCCACGCGTACGAGGAGACCGAGGGCGGCGGCGTACTGCTGCTCACCAGGCCGCTGCGCCTGTTCGTCACCGCTCCGGGCTTCGCCGAGCTCCGCCTGGAGCGCGCTCTCGCTCGCCTCGGCCTCACCCCCGAGCTGTGGCCGGACTACGACGCGTACGACGTGCGGATCACCCTGCCGGACGGGCGGGTGTGGGCCGTGGACGTCAAGGACTGGGCGAATCCTGCGCTGCTCGGACGCAACGCCATGCTCCTGCCGGGCAGGCCGCCGTACGACCGGGCGTTCCTGGTCGTCCCCGACCACAGGACAGCTCTGCGCCGGGACTATGTGGGCGTCGTCCGCCGCTTCATGGATCCCGACGTGCGGGAACGCACGACCGTGGTCAGCCACCGGCAGTTCATGGCGAGGGTGCGCGCCGCTCTCGAAGAGGCCCGCGGCCAGTCCGTGGGCGACGACCGACCGGAGCACCACCATGCGTGA